From Candidatus Nucleicultrix amoebiphila FS5, a single genomic window includes:
- a CDS encoding MFS transporter, with translation MSSVRLKALPWLMWSLPLAFFAYQFILRLWPSLLMQQIMEQFSIEATAFGFLSAMYYFGYASMQIPVAILLDRYGAKLIIALCAILCGLSIFLFTFTNQWGLALLGRFLIGAASAVGFLGVSKAVSLWFPLNRYSTMIGLTFTFGLLGALYGGKPVNYMIDTLGWQKVASIIALFGIALGCFIFIFLKNPPTAKIHKNKITLKDLQKTLKSPALIWLAVANLLMVGSLEGFADVWGINYLISAYKLEKSQAAGLVSFIFIGMLFGGPLLAFLSTHWGVYKVIILCSLGMAGLFIGMLLGTSTMNTFGLSALFFCIGILSCYQVLVFTAGSNLMPAALLGVTVAFLNCINMLGGSFFHTIIGFFMDLFWSGDMANGARVYTTQSYAYSLLTIPVCSIFGGSIVYGMQKLKSSALTT, from the coding sequence ATGTCTTCTGTCCGTTTAAAAGCGCTTCCATGGCTTATGTGGTCTTTACCTCTCGCCTTTTTCGCTTATCAATTCATTTTACGTCTCTGGCCTAGTCTTTTAATGCAACAAATTATGGAGCAATTTTCCATTGAAGCCACGGCTTTCGGGTTCCTGTCAGCCATGTATTATTTTGGCTATGCGAGTATGCAAATTCCTGTGGCTATATTACTCGATCGTTATGGAGCCAAACTCATTATTGCTCTCTGTGCAATCCTATGCGGACTCTCAATCTTCCTCTTTACTTTTACGAACCAATGGGGACTTGCTCTTTTAGGTCGTTTCTTGATTGGCGCTGCTTCTGCTGTTGGGTTTTTAGGGGTATCTAAGGCCGTTTCTTTATGGTTTCCCTTAAATCGTTATTCTACCATGATTGGGCTAACATTCACTTTTGGACTTTTAGGAGCGCTCTATGGAGGCAAGCCCGTCAATTATATGATTGATACCTTGGGCTGGCAAAAAGTCGCTAGCATTATTGCTTTATTTGGTATTGCGTTAGGTTGCTTTATCTTTATTTTTTTAAAAAACCCACCAACTGCTAAAATCCACAAAAATAAAATCACGCTGAAAGATTTACAAAAAACTCTAAAATCTCCAGCTCTCATTTGGCTCGCTGTCGCTAACTTATTAATGGTGGGCTCCTTAGAAGGCTTTGCCGATGTTTGGGGAATTAACTATCTTATATCTGCTTATAAACTTGAGAAAAGTCAGGCAGCCGGCTTGGTTTCGTTCATATTTATAGGTATGTTATTTGGAGGCCCCCTCCTCGCTTTCTTAAGTACACATTGGGGTGTGTACAAAGTGATCATTCTATGCAGCCTCGGTATGGCTGGCCTTTTTATCGGAATGCTTCTTGGCACCAGTACAATGAACACCTTTGGATTAAGCGCACTATTTTTTTGTATTGGTATTCTGAGTTGTTACCAAGTCTTAGTTTTTACAGCAGGGTCAAATCTCATGCCTGCAGCTTTACTAGGGGTAACAGTCGCTTTTTTGAATTGCATTAATATGTTAGGAGGATCTTTCTTTCATACGATCATTGGGTTCTTTATGGATCTCTTTTGGAGTGGGGATATGGCGAATGGTGCACGCGTATACACGACACAATCTTATGCTTATTCTTTGTTAACGATTCCCGTCTGCTCAATTTTTGGTGGCAGTATCGTTTATGGAATGCAGAAACTAAAAAGCTCCGCACTCACTACTTAA
- a CDS encoding ribose-phosphate pyrophosphokinase, whose product MKLITGNSNFPLAQNVASTLGIALTKASVKSFADHEISVEIHESVRGEDVFVIQSTSYPANNHVMELLILLDALKRGSARRITAVVPYFGYARQDRKTGPRTPISAKLMANLITQAGADRVVTCDLHAGQIQGFFDIPVDNLFTAPLFSHSIKERFKDKSFVIVSPDVGGVVRARSVAKRVEAELAIIDKRREHAGVSEVMNVIGDVLGRNCILIDDIVDSAGTLCNAASALIEAGATTVEAYVSHGVLSGEALKKIETSPLSKLSITDSIYMHDTKERSKKIEYLPLAPLLGDTIQRIATEQSVSSLFN is encoded by the coding sequence ATGAAACTCATCACCGGCAATAGCAATTTTCCTCTAGCTCAAAATGTGGCCAGCACATTAGGAATAGCATTGACCAAAGCGAGTGTCAAAAGCTTTGCAGATCACGAGATTAGTGTTGAAATTCATGAGAGTGTTCGTGGTGAAGATGTGTTTGTCATTCAATCTACCTCTTATCCAGCCAATAATCATGTGATGGAATTATTGATTTTATTGGATGCGTTAAAACGAGGGTCGGCGAGACGGATCACGGCTGTTGTCCCATATTTTGGTTATGCGCGTCAGGATAGAAAAACTGGACCAAGAACACCTATTTCAGCAAAACTCATGGCAAACTTAATCACTCAAGCGGGCGCCGATCGTGTTGTTACTTGTGATTTGCATGCAGGTCAAATCCAAGGGTTTTTTGATATTCCCGTTGATAATTTATTTACCGCTCCATTGTTTAGTCATAGCATCAAAGAGCGTTTTAAGGATAAATCCTTTGTGATTGTTTCTCCTGATGTGGGAGGCGTTGTGCGTGCACGCTCTGTGGCTAAGCGTGTTGAAGCTGAGCTTGCAATCATCGATAAAAGAAGAGAACACGCTGGTGTTTCAGAGGTGATGAACGTGATTGGGGATGTGCTTGGACGCAATTGTATTTTGATTGATGATATTGTTGATTCTGCAGGAACACTTTGTAATGCAGCAAGTGCTCTTATAGAAGCAGGCGCAACAACGGTTGAAGCATACGTTTCCCATGGGGTGCTTTCGGGTGAAGCTCTGAAAAAAATAGAGACGTCACCTCTAAGCAAGCTGTCCATTACCGATAGTATTTATATGCATGACACTAAGGAACGCTCAAAAAAGATTGAATATCTTCCTTTAGCGCCCCTCTTAGGAGATACTATACAGCGTATTGCGACCGAACAATCTGTCTCTAGTCTTTTTAATTAA